Below is a window of Quercus robur chromosome 6, dhQueRobu3.1, whole genome shotgun sequence DNA.
ttgaagacttgaagtgtatgcactgctttttgagatgtaaaaaaaaaaaaatttctagatggatgttatatttaatattatgcaagttgaaatgggttgtgtcaCATTCATGTCAACCCAACATGACTTGTTTATTAagtgtgtcaaatgggttgggtcaggtcaacccgccttgttaacaggtcgggttagggttgaaagatcatgacacgattattaaatgggtcgggttaaggttgagccatttagtcgaatactcCTACCTTGACACGACACGAACTtgacacgctaacccgaattgacacccctagttgttgttttgtgaaaatacgtatggataaaaaagtgtgtagaaatatatgtaatattatttaaatactgaaaattgttgtttaatcaACAGTAACAAACACCCTGATAATCATCGATGTCAAGGTATCGACAAAATATCTTCactcttcaaattaaaaataaaaacttttaaggAGATATTTGatacatgttttcaaaaaaaaaaatttaatttttagataaaattatatttattttcacacacttttttatccGTAAATATTCCCATATACTGACCCctaaatgtcttttttttagCCGACAGTCATAGAAGCGTTTCACGTGTGGAAACTATCACAGacccaccctttttttttttttttaatgggacaGACCCACCCCTTTGTCTCTCAATCTATTTGCAAGGTGATCAATTGCTTTCCTCCATCGTTTCGGCCAGCGCACGTGACATACAGCTAGAGCAATAATAGTACATTGCtaattttgattctaaaaaataaaatataaaatataaaagtttgaTGAAAATGGAACATcggcttattttactaaaattgaaatttttattgttgaaaatattataaataaaagtaaaaattaactgaaatagtacagtgagacctatgaatagtactaaaaatataataaaattcataaataatacaaaaaataaactgaataataaaataaactagtttgacaaaattattaattacgAGAAGTAGCAAGCAATGGTTGGATGATAGAGCCATTACTTGAACTTACTCCATTACTGTCGTTTTCAGACAATGAGGGCTTTTCTTCATCTAACTTTCTCTCTTCACCTTTTCCCCACACAACAAGGTATAATCCAGTTACGATAAAAATTGCTCCAATAATCCTGCACattaaaacaatgaaaaataatatttaacaaacaCTATTGACATGGATCAAGGGAAGTTAcctagatttattattattattaggattttactaatgtgtgcccttagggcacatattaatttccatttttggaaaaaaatttctcgagaattgaaaaagtaatgatagctttttcaatttcagagaaaatgtttcaaaaaatagaaagtttaggacacacattaaccagacccttattattattactattattatttcatGTGTTAAGTGTGGACACACTTAAAAATTATGGACAACACTTGTGAAATTATGGACACTATATGTGTAAGAAAATTTAGatgattaaaattttggaaaagaaacattcaaggaaaaaaaaaattaaattattattattattattatttatagataAGATTTCAACGTATGACGTTTATTCTATGATAATTGCTCTTATCACCACTTTAAGACTTCCATCAATTTTTGCGGTGTAGGTGGGtttgaaccctaaatctctaattcaacaacaaaaaactttaCTAGTAAAACTAATTGGAATCtactaaaattaaattgattagtAGGCAGAGTGATAAGACCTACCCTCCCAAGTAGAATTCTTCGCCTAAAGCAATGGCTTCTATTATAGCAACAAGTAAGGTCTGTAGAGGTAGATACACTGAAACAAACAACGGTCCTGCCTTGTCAATTACATATATTTGTATTGCATATGTCATTGCAGAAGCCACCAATCCCTGCAACCACCAGTTTGCTTTATCATCCCATTAATCTTTACCTTGATAATGAAAAATCTTACTCTAAAGTGTCACAGTAATGTGACGAACACAACTtgttttacaacaaattttacatttGATGAAGTAATGGCTGACTGTGAGTGATGAACACAAATAACACTAATCACTCATACACTCACATCACTTtagtaattataaaatttgttgtaacaaATGTAATGTCAATGTATTGTCATGATAGTCACAAAACATACTAAGATTGCACCTATGATCAAAATACTGAAATATGTGCATGATTGATCAATAAGGCTATACAAATGACAGACAATCATGATATAAGTCAGACTTACGAACCGTATAGAAAATAGTAAGGAGTTCATCAGTTGAGTTAACTATCCAGGCTTGGGAGTTTCTCTCAAAGACTACTGCTATCACCAGATACTGAAGAATACTAAAGAAGTAAGCATACGAGGCAATCGAAAGCCGAGCTGGATACTTCTTTAAGAGTGGTATTTGGAAGATAATCCAACTAGACCAACAAAGGCAATGACCAATAAGATAGATGCAACCTAAAGTCCAACTTGTCACCTTGACATTTCTTAAGGAAAGTAAGAAATATGATTGGTGTGACTGTAAATTCGATCCAAATAGGGTTGGTCCCTTGTAAAGAGTAATAACAAGAGATCCAGCAACAGTAGAAACAGTTCCAAGCACCTTAGCTATACCATCTTTCCTGTTCAAATGCACTTGCTCCATTCTgcaaaataaacattaatattgGTGCTTAGTGACCTATTTCATTGAAGGTATCAGACTTAGGAAGAGATAAAAAGATTGACGATTTCTCTTGCCCGAATATGGCAGCCATGAGAAAGGTTATAGCAGGAACTGAATTTTCTGATGCAGAAGCAAAGGTGGCTGAAGTGTTGTCCAAACCCAGATAATAGAATTCTTGATTACATGTTAACCTGCCAGAATTGAAAGCCAAAATTGTAACTGGGAAAACTTTGCATATCATATGTTAATCTAGAATccttccaaatatatatatacacacatataaactTACCCAATAAGgccaaggaagaagaattgtaGC
It encodes the following:
- the LOC126733139 gene encoding protein WALLS ARE THIN 1-like isoform X2, coding for MAEASSDSAQRMCAMPERSKLHLAMIVCQLGFAGNHIIMKIALNMGISLLVFPFYRNIVALAALVPFAYFLEKRDRPPISTSLLLQFFFLGLIGLTCNQEFYYLGLDNTSATFASASENSVPAITFLMAAIFGMEQVHLNRKDGIAKVLGTVSTVAGSLVITLYKGPTLFGSNLQSHQSYFLLSLRNVKYLVIAVVFERNSQAWIVNSTDELLTIFYTGLVASAMTYAIQIYVIDKAGPLFVSVYLPLQTLLVAIIEAIALGEEFYLGGIIGAIFIVTGLYLVVWGKGEERKLDEEKPSLSENDSNGVSSSNGSIIQPLLATSRN
- the LOC126733139 gene encoding protein WALLS ARE THIN 1-like isoform X1; translation: MAEASSDSAQRMCAMPERSKLHLAMIVCQLGFAGNHIIMKIALNMGISLLVFPFYRNIVALAALVPFAYFLEKRDRPPISTSLLLQFFFLGLIGLTCNQEFYYLGLDNTSATFASASENSVPAITFLMAAIFGMEQVHLNRKDGIAKVLGTVSTVAGSLVITLYKGPTLFGSNLQSHQSYFLLSLRNVKVTSWTLGCIYLIGHCLCWSSWIIFQIPLLKKYPARLSIASYAYFFSILQYLVIAVVFERNSQAWIVNSTDELLTIFYTGLVASAMTYAIQIYVIDKAGPLFVSVYLPLQTLLVAIIEAIALGEEFYLGGIIGAIFIVTGLYLVVWGKGEERKLDEEKPSLSENDSNGVSSSNGSIIQPLLATSRN